One window from the genome of Oscillospiraceae bacterium encodes:
- a CDS encoding RNA polymerase sigma factor: MDTGSECFFRYIGGDESGFDELIHLYRESLTAFVSGYVRSRAEAEDIAADVFVELIVHPDKFDPARGSIKTYMYSIARSRALDFLRRIKRGNETAISTTIDCNDTILDIPDLAHPSPEAEYITREEQTERAEALRSAMASIKEEYRTVLRLVYYENMSYSEAGEVMHKTSKQTDNLVFRAKHALKKAMSVQASDYSDKERLF, encoded by the coding sequence GTGGATACCGGTTCAGAGTGTTTCTTCAGATATATCGGCGGAGATGAAAGCGGCTTTGATGAGCTGATACATCTTTATCGGGAAAGCCTTACAGCTTTTGTCTCAGGATATGTCAGGAGCCGCGCAGAAGCCGAGGACATCGCGGCCGACGTTTTTGTTGAGCTTATCGTACACCCGGATAAATTTGATCCGGCGCGCGGAAGCATCAAGACATATATGTATTCTATAGCACGCAGCAGGGCATTGGATTTTTTAAGGCGAATCAAACGCGGAAACGAAACGGCAATTTCGACTACTATTGACTGTAATGATACTATCCTCGATATCCCCGATCTGGCACATCCTTCGCCGGAAGCCGAATACATAACGCGTGAAGAACAAACAGAACGCGCAGAAGCTCTGAGATCTGCAATGGCTTCGATCAAGGAAGAATACAGAACCGTCCTCAGGCTCGTATATTACGAAAACATGTCTTATTCCGAAGCCGGAGAAGTCATGCACAAAACGTCAAAACAGACGGATAATCTTGTCTTCCGCGCAAAACATGCGTTGAAAAAGGCTATGTCAGTGCAAGCGAGTGATTATTCTGATAAGGAGCGATTATTTTGA